The sequence AAATCATTATGGTATCTTTCATTTAATCGCCATTGTTTCGCTTGATTTTTTTGATATGAAATCCATCTTTGTTTAAAACCTGAAGGCAAAACATATCCTTTCTTTTCTGCTTCGATCATGAAATGTCCAGCATAGGAAGTTCCCCAATCATCAGAATAAGTACTTCCTGGCCAATATGACAATCCGCCACTTGAAGTTTGAAAACTATTTAAACGTTGAATTCCGTTATTTACATTTTTTTGAATCTGTTGTTTTTTAGTATCGTCAATTGCAACAACATCGGCTAAGTACAACTGAGGAAATACACTAGATGTTGTTTGTTCAACACAACCATGTGGATACTGAATTAAATATTTTAATCTTCTATTAAAATCGATTGTTGGAAAAGAGGAAACCTCTAATTGCGCTTTATTCGTACCATTAACACCAAATGTTGCCCAATTGATAGATTTCGTCGAATTTGGTTCTAATACTAAATCAACAAAGACTGTCGTTTCTGGATTTGGATTAACAATATCAATCTCGACAGGGAATGATGCTTTTTCTGAACCAGAAGTTGCTATTACTTCTATTTTACCAAGACCAGTTACATCTCCAACTTCTAAACTGAAATAGATCATTTTTTCATCTGGCGAATTAAAAGTAACCTGTTGTTTCGACGATTCTAAAACTCTAATTCCGTTATTCGTTTTTACCTGAACAGTAACATTTTTAATATTTTTCTCCATTGCAAAAACAGTTACTGGCAATGTGATTTTTTCATTTGGGGAAATTTTTCTTGGCACAGACGCTAAAACCATTAATGGATTTCTTACTGGAGTTGCTGTTTCTGCACTTCCATATGCGTTTGTCTTTACTTCTGCTGCTACAACCATTGTTCGAACAGAACCTACATAATTTGGCATATCAATAGTATGCGATTTTGTTTGTCCTTTTTCTAATTTAAATGGTCCTAAATAAATTACAACAGGTTTAAAACGGTTGGCTTTTTTAGCATTACTTCCACCCAAATCTTCATCTCCACCAACACTAAATATTTGATTTATCTTTCCGCCATAAGCTCCAATTACGTCATCATACACATCCCATGTTTTAACACCTAACGCTTGTTTAGAATAGAATTTATCCCATGCATTTGGTGTTTTAAAACGTGTTAAATCTAACAAACCTTCATCTACAACTGCAACAGTATAAGTCATTTCTTTACCGTTTTTCTCACTAACCTTAATTGTAGCTTTTTGTTCTGGACGAAGCACACTTGGCATTTCTATTTTAGGCTCTAAAACGGTATTTTTATCAACAACTTCAATTGGAATAATTCCATACATACGAATTGGTGTATCACTAACCGTTTGTCCGTGTGGTTTCAACAATGTAATATTAACATATACATTAGGAGCCATATCTGAGGTTACAGGAATTTCAACTTTAGTTTCTCCCTGTGTAGTGTTTGTCCATAATGTTTTCACCACCTTTGAACCATTCTCTAAAGACAATAATGCTCTTCCACCAGCAGTCGATGGGAAAGAAACTATTGCTTTTTCACCTACATTATGTTTTTCTTTGTCTGATGCAAAAACCAACATATTTGCTGTAGTTCCATCACCCGATTTAGTTTTTCCTGACCAATATGGCCAATCAATAATAGACGTTATACTTGTTGCATGATTATCCGAAGGATCTACAACTCTAATTAAATAACGTCCCCAGTCTCCTTCTGGTACAGAAAATTGAAAACTTCCTTTACCTGTATTATTTGTAGAAATATTATATTGCTTGTAAGCTGTAGTAACATTATCTGAATTATATCGTGCTAAATCATCTCCGTCTGAATTCCACCACCATCTCCATTCTACTTTATAAACATATACTTTTAGGTTGCGAACAGCTTTTGGTTTTCCGTATTCTGAAAGTGTAACTACATCAAAACGGTTTACTTTATCTGTTTCTAACATTCCATATTTGTTTGGCTCTGGACTTTTTAAACCAACATATGTTTTATATGGAGAAAAACTTGCTGTTACTACATCGGTACTAAAGTCACCTCCATTTTCGTAGGCTTTAGTTTGCATTACAATTTTCAATTTCCCTGGTGCTTGGTTACTCACTTCAGGGGTTAAGTTTACATCTGTTTTTCCATTCTCATCCAATTTCCCAGAAAACACATTCACTTCTTCAGTATAAAACTTTCTTACATCATCATCAAAATCATACTTACTAAATCCTTTAAAAGTAGTTTCTTGTTGTATGAACTTGGCTTGCATTTCCACTTTTAAATTTTTAGCAATCGCTCCATGCAACCAATTTACCTCAACTTTTCCTTTATTTGTATTATTCCCTGATATTTCGGCATCAGCAAAACTATTCTTAATCTTTAATCGATTAGGCTTAACTGTTTCAATTTTTATTGATTTAAAGAAGCTCGCTCCTCCAACTGAAACTTTTGCTTCCCAATTACCAGTTATATCAGTATCTCGAGTAGCAATAGTAAAAACGTAATGATTACTTTCGTTATATTTCTGAACAGATTGATACGTTAATTTTCCTTTTGGATCGGATAATTTAAATTTTATAGGATGAGTTTTCTCTAGTTTACTTTCATTATCATTTAACATAAATGCAATATGCAATGTATCTCCTGGCCTCCAGACACCTCTTTCTCCATATATGTATCCTTTCAGCCCTTTTTGAAGTGTTTCTCCACCTACTTCAAAATTACTAACAGATAAAGATTGACCTTCGTCTAAACGAACATAGGTTGTGTTATTATCTTTAGTAACAATTGCGAAATAGGCATATTTTTTAACATCTACAGTTGCTATTCCTTCTGCATTTGTTTTTGTTGTTGCTAATTTTTGTTGTTGAAAATCATATAAATCTATAGTCGCATCAGCTACCGTATTTGTTGAGATTATATCATTCACTGCAAAAAAGTAAGATCCGTTTTCTCCTCTTTTTGCAATCACACCTAAATCGGTAGCAATTACATTAGTTGCAATTACTGTTCTATAATAGTAGGAATTTGTACATGGATCTTCTCGATCATTCCAATTATAATCGTCATAATCATAATAATAGTCATCATAATAATACCCCTCATTACTACGCACTTCCTCTTCCTCAAAATTCTCATTATCTTCTTCTATTTCAACTTCTTCAGATGCTGCACATTTGTATAATGAATATTTCTTTTTAAAATCTATTTCCACTCTATAAATAGCACCAGGTTCTGGATTGATAATTTTAGACAAGTCTAACGCATAAGCTCCCCATTTGCTATAATTAATCAGATTGCTTTTCTTTAAAATTATTTTCTGTTTTGCAATTGGAGTAGCAACTTTTCTTAGGTTTTGATTACCACTTATTTGATTATCTTGAAGAAACTGAAGAATATTATTTTTGTGAATTTTATAAATTTTAACGTCTATTGCTTTTAGGTTTACTGCTTCAAAATTTATTTTTAAATTATTGGAACTTGGTAATATTGAACCACTTTTTATAAAACGAATTGCTGGTTTAATTTGTTCGAATGAAATTTTTTCAGAAAAATTTTGCTTCATTTTATAACCACTCTCACTTTGAATTCCTTGAAAGACCTCAACTAATAATTCTCCTTTTAATGATTCTGAAAAATATACTTTCAATAAATTTCCAGCTGTTGAAAACTTCAAATCACTTGCTGATTCTACATCTATCAATCCGTTTAGGTCTTGACCTTTCTTCAATGGATCAGAAAAATTCAACAATAATACTTGATTGTTATCCTCTTGAACTTCTGCGCTAATTATTTTAAAATTATTTTTCCCAGGAACTTCATAATCTAACTTTCCAGTTTGATCAATATTAAATTCTTTTCCACTCCATTTAATTTCAATCTTGCTATCATCTTCTAACCTTTGAATACTGTCAATTACAAACTTAAATTCTTTAGATGTACTTAATTCTTTATTAATTTTTACTTTAAGTGATTTTCCGTTTTGGTTTACAGTTACTAATTTTGATGCAATATCAACATCTAAATCATCACTTGTAGTTATAATTCCATTTAAATAGGAATAATTCTTATTGTAGGATTGTAAATCTAAAGTGGAAACCATAAAATCTTGTTTTACGGTTTTCAAAGTAAAATTAAATTCTTTCAATTCTTTTGGAACTTCCTTAATTTCTGAAAGATGAAGTGTTACTTGATACTCTTTATTTGACTCTAATGGTTTTGTTGGCACAAAAGCAAGTGTATTTGTAGATAGTGCAATCACTTTTCCATCTACACTTGGGTTAACCGAAAACAAATCTTCATCGAGTTCTTTTTTAGGAGTCCAATCTGCATTATCAAATGCTAAAACCACTCTAACATCACTATTAGACGAAATTAATCCAGAACTAAAATTTAGTATATAATCTTTATAAAGAGAATAATCAGAATTGAAATCTTTACTATCTTTTGAACAAGATACAATTAGAACCAAAATTAAAGCTAACTTTAAAAGTCGAGAAATTTTCATAGAAACAAGAATTAAAAGAAAAAATAATAAGAATATATTTTGTAGAAATATTCCTTAAAGATACTATTATTTTTAATAATATGAAGTCGGTTCTTAACGTTTTGCTCTAAAAAAAACTCTCATTAACAATGCACATTCTTTTTCAAGCACACCCGACACTACTTTTGTTTTTGGATGGAGCTGTGTACCCATTTTCACATACCCCCTACTTTCATCTGAAGCTCCATAAACAATTTTAGAAATCTGACTCCAATACAATGCCCCCGCACACATTTGACAAGGCTCTAAAGTTACATATAACGTACAATCTTTCAAATACTTACCCCCTAAGTAATTTGCAGCACTTGTAATAGATTGCATTTCAGCATGTGCAGTTACGTCATTAAGTAATTCTGTTAAATTATGATTTCTAGCAATTATTTTATTATCTATAACAACAATTGCTCCAACAGGAATTTCGCCTTTTTCGAAAGCAGTTTCAGCTTCAAAAAGAGCCTTTCTCATAAAATACTCATCTGTAAAAATGTTTTCCATTTTTCAAAATTAACAATTTTTCAATTTAACTATAAAAAGAAAAGACCATTTCGAATAAAACATATTCAAAATGGTCTTTAATAAAATCTACACAATCTTAAAGCGATTTCTTTTGTTTTTCTATAAAACCATCAGCTTGTAACCTTAATAGTTCTATTGCTTTTTGTTTTTTATAATTATACAATTCTTTATCTTCTTTTATATCAGCATAAACTCTATCATAAATCTCTGCATCTGTAACCAATTGAAGACCACTTTGGTGTTTATTTTGAGCAAGCATATTCAAGATCGCCATTTCATTGTCCTCGATTTTAAAATCATATTCTCCTTTTGGCGATAATAATTTGGCAATTATTGGTGATGTTTCGATAGCAAGAAACAACAACATTATGAAAAAAGAAGGCAACCAAGGTAATTTATTTAATGCATTAATTCTAGCCATTAAACCATCAAACCCTTCAATTATTGGTTGTGTTTCTGATACTTTTTTATCTAAATCGGCTTGTAATTCTTTTGCCTTAATTTCTAAACTCGCAATTTTTGATTGATTAGTTTCTTTCAATATAGCCAAATCTTTTAAAGCTGAATCATGTTTATCTCGCTTCTCTTTATAAACCGGTCCTTTACCTAGTTTTTTTGTCCCTGAAGTTCCTTCCGCCTCTGTTATAAAAACAGCATACAAATCATTTACTTCTTTTTCTTTTTTCAAAACATCTGACTTTAAACTATCTATTTGTGATTTATTTTTATCTAAGTCTGTCTGAAAATAATTTGCAACTTCTTTTTTATTATTTAAAGCCATTGCGTTTTTTTCTTTCAACAGAACTGTATTTATTTCCTTTTCAAAAATTTTAATTTCTAAAGGTTTTGAAATGACAATTGCGATAATAATTGCCAATATTATTCTTGGAGTAGCTTGAAGTAATTCACTTTTAAAATCATTTCTTTTCTTTATTGTCGAAACAATAAATCGGTCTAAATTAAAAATTAGCAAACCCCAAACTAGACCAAAAGCTGTAGCTTTGTAAACATTGTCGAAAACAGTATACAAAGCAAAACTACCAGCGATAAATGCCATTACTGCCGTAAAAAAAACAGTAGCCCCAATACCTGCATATTTGTTTTGTTCCCCATTAGAGCAAGACTGAATTAAATCTTTGTCTGCCCCCGAGCAAAGAATGAAAAATTGTTTTATCATGATGATTGATTTTTTACTGAAATGTATTCAGTAGGATTGATTGATGATGATTAGTACAAATATAACACCAAATGTTTCAGGTTATTGTTAAAATGTTGGTAATTTGAACTTTATAAATCAAATAAATATCTTTAAAAAAGAGCATAATATAATTAGCACATTCTGTGTACCTAGCTAGAAAACCACAATACATAGAAAGATAAGCAATCAACACAGGCATTTTCTTCAATAAAAAACCCTCACAAATTAATGTAAGGGTCTAAAATTTATTTCAACTAATCGTTTAAAACTAGTATCTGTAATATTCTGGTTTGAATGGACCTTCTACTGGTACACCAATATATTTCGCTTGGTCATCACGTAAAACTTCTAATTCAACACCTAACTTAGCTAAGTGTAAAGCTGCAACTTTTTCATCTAAATGTTTTGGCAACATATAAACTTCATTTTTATAAGCAGCAGTGTTAGTCCATAATTCTAATTGAGCTAACGTTTGGTTAGTAAATGAATTACTCATTACAAAACTTGGGTGACCAGTAGCACATCCTAAATTTACTAAACGACCTTCAGCTAAAATGATAATATCCTTCCCATTGATAGTATATTTATCAACCTGAGGTTTAATTTCATTCTTAGTAGCTCCATGATTTTTATTCAACCAAGCCATGTCAATTTCATTATCGAAATGTCCAATATTACAAACGATAGTTTTATCTTTCATCTGCTCAAAGTGCGAACCTAAGATAATATCTTTATTTCCAGTAGTTGTAATAATAATATCTGCATTACCAACAACTGTATCTAATCTTTTAACTTCAAAACCGTCCATTGCAGCTTGTAGCGCACAAATTGGGTCAATTTCAGTAACTGTTACAATTGAACCAGCACCTTTAAATGAAGCAGCAGTACCTTTTCCTACATCTCCATAACCACAAACAACAACTCTTTTACCAGCTAGCATAATATCTGTCGCTCTTCTTACAGCGTCAACAGCAGATTCTTTACATCCGTATTTATTATCAAATTTAGATTTTGTTACTGAATCATTAACATTAATTGCTGGAATATGTAATGTTCCGTTTTGCATTCTTTCATATAAACGGTGAACTCCTGTAGTAGTTTCTTCAGACAAACCTTTGATTTCCTTGATTAATTCTGGGAAACGGTCAAAAACCATGTTAGTCAAATCTCCACCATCATCTAAGATCATATTTAATGGCTTTCTATCTTCTCCAAACCATAAAGTTTGTTCAATACACCAATCAAATTCTTCTTCATTCAAACCTTTCCATGCATAAACAGGAATACCTGCAGCAGCAATTGCAGCAGCGGCATGATCTTGTGTTGAAAAAATATTGCATGAACTCCAAGTTACATCTGCACCTAAAGCTACTAAAGTTTCAATTAATACAGCAGTTTGAATAGTCATGTGTAAACATCCTGCAATTCTAGCTCCTTTTAATGGTTTGCTTTCGCCAAATTCAGTTCTTAAAGCCATTAAACCTGGCATTTCAGCTTCAGCTAATTCAATTTCTTTTCTTCCCCAATCTGCTAAAGTAATATCTTTTACTTTATAAGGTACATAAGTTGTCGTATTTGAACTCATCTATTGTATATTTGTATTATTAATTTCAAAACACAAATATACAAAAACGAAACTTATTTTTTTACTATTACAAAGTATTTTATGATTTGTTAATGTATACAAGGAACTGAATTTCAGTATAATATTAGATGGGATTATTTAAAAGAATAAATTATTTTCAAGACTCAACTCTCTGGATATGGAAAGTTGAAGAAGAATACGACCTTTTATTTCAAAGTGTTACATTAAAAAACAACTCTTTAGAAAGATTGAAAGGGATGAAATCTGAAAGCCATCAAAAAGGTTTTTTAGCAGTTAGAATGTTATTACAAGAGGCTGGCTATACCGATTTAGATTTATATTATGATGAACACGGAAAGCCTCATTTAAAAGATGGAAAACAAATTTCAATAAGTCATTCTCATGCATTTTCTGTCATAATAATTGGCGATACTAAAATCGGAATAGACCTAGAGATTTTAAAAGAAAAAATTGTTACTATTGCTCCAAGATTTATGGATATAAATCATCTAAAAAACTTAGAGTCAAAAGATCAAATAAAGAAAGCTACAGTAATTTGGGGAATTAAAGAATCTATTTTTAAAATAAAAAACGAAAAAGGAATTAGTTTTCCTGATCATATCTTTGAAAAAGAGTTTAATTTAGAAGACAGTTCAGGAATTGCTCAACTAGTATTCAACAATACGACAGAAGAATATTGCTTTTCATTTGAATTTATTGAGAATTATGCTTTAGTTTGTGCTCTTCAAAACAAAAAATGACTTCAATTTACCAAGAAATAGTAAGTGCAAAAGTGAATCAAAAAAAACTTTTGGCTATCCTTTTAGATCCTGAAAAAATTTCACTGACTTCTATTAAACCATTGTGTTTATCTATTAAAACATCTCCTGCAACTCATATTTTCATTGGAGGAAGCACATTTAATGGTAGCAATTTAGATAAAATAATTAGCGAAATAAAAAAATATTGCAACTTACCTATCCTTTTATTCCCTGGAGATTACAAACAAATTTCTAATGAAGCAAATGCAGTACTTTTTTTAAGTTTAATATCTGGCAGAAATCCCGAATATTTAATTGACCATCAAATAAATGCTGTTCCGATTCTAGAAAAAACAAATTTGGAAATCATACCAACAGCCTATTTACTAATAGAAAGCGGAACCGTTACAGCTGTAGAGAGGGTTAGTAAAACTGCCCCATTAAAAACTAACGATATAGAACACATTTGTAAAACAGCAAAAGCAGGAGAGTTTTTAGGCAACAAACTAATTTACTTAGAAGCCGGTAGCGGAGCACAAAAAGCTGTTCCACATGAAATTATTACAGCTGTTTCGAATAAAGTCAATATTCCTCTAATTATTGGAGGAGGAATACGCTCTTTAGAAGCTATTCAAAAAACTTTTGATGCAGGTGCAGATATTGTAGTAATTGGAACAGCATTTGAAAACGACAATAGATTTTTCAAACATGATTGATTTTTTATTTTCTCAATACAACGGATACTCAACACTATTTCTTTGGTTAGAAATAATTGCAGCGACTTTTGGCCTAATCAGTGTATTATTTGCTACAAAAAATAATATTTTAGTTTATCCAACTGGAATAATTAGTACAATTCTATATGTTTACCTATTATTCCAATGGGAACTAATTGGAGATATGCTAATTAACGGATACTATACCACTATGAGTTTTTATGGTTGGTATCTTTGGTCAAAAAAAAAGGGCGACAATAATGATATTGTATTACCAATAACTAAGATGAATAACAAAGAAATCACCCAAGGAGTAGTTATTTTCTTAATTACTACATTATTTGTTGTTGCTATTTATCATTTTTTTAATAAATTTACTTCTTGGGTTGCTTATGTAGACACCTTTACAACAGGTATATTCTTCGTAGGCATGTGGCTAATGGCCAAACGCAAAATTGAAAACTGGATATTATGGATTATTGGAGACATTATTTCCATTCCTTTATATTTCCATAAAGGATATACTTTCACAAGCTTTCAATACCTTATTTTTACAATCATTGCATTTTACGCCTACAAAGAATGGAAACGAAACTTAACAAACAAGATTTAGAATACATACAAAAAAAAGGAATTTCTATTGAGAAAATCGAACAGCAACTTTTGTTTTTCAAACAAGGTGTTGAAAAAATAAATCTAGAAAAACCTGCTTTAAAAGGCGATGGAA is a genomic window of Flavobacterium jumunjinense containing:
- a CDS encoding alpha-2-macroglobulin family protein, whose amino-acid sequence is MKISRLLKLALILVLIVSCSKDSKDFNSDYSLYKDYILNFSSGLISSNSDVRVVLAFDNADWTPKKELDEDLFSVNPSVDGKVIALSTNTLAFVPTKPLESNKEYQVTLHLSEIKEVPKELKEFNFTLKTVKQDFMVSTLDLQSYNKNYSYLNGIITTSDDLDVDIASKLVTVNQNGKSLKVKINKELSTSKEFKFVIDSIQRLEDDSKIEIKWSGKEFNIDQTGKLDYEVPGKNNFKIISAEVQEDNNQVLLLNFSDPLKKGQDLNGLIDVESASDLKFSTAGNLLKVYFSESLKGELLVEVFQGIQSESGYKMKQNFSEKISFEQIKPAIRFIKSGSILPSSNNLKINFEAVNLKAIDVKIYKIHKNNILQFLQDNQISGNQNLRKVATPIAKQKIILKKSNLINYSKWGAYALDLSKIINPEPGAIYRVEIDFKKKYSLYKCAASEEVEIEEDNENFEEEEVRSNEGYYYDDYYYDYDDYNWNDREDPCTNSYYYRTVIATNVIATDLGVIAKRGENGSYFFAVNDIISTNTVADATIDLYDFQQQKLATTKTNAEGIATVDVKKYAYFAIVTKDNNTTYVRLDEGQSLSVSNFEVGGETLQKGLKGYIYGERGVWRPGDTLHIAFMLNDNESKLEKTHPIKFKLSDPKGKLTYQSVQKYNESNHYVFTIATRDTDITGNWEAKVSVGGASFFKSIKIETVKPNRLKIKNSFADAEISGNNTNKGKVEVNWLHGAIAKNLKVEMQAKFIQQETTFKGFSKYDFDDDVRKFYTEEVNVFSGKLDENGKTDVNLTPEVSNQAPGKLKIVMQTKAYENGGDFSTDVVTASFSPYKTYVGLKSPEPNKYGMLETDKVNRFDVVTLSEYGKPKAVRNLKVYVYKVEWRWWWNSDGDDLARYNSDNVTTAYKQYNISTNNTGKGSFQFSVPEGDWGRYLIRVVDPSDNHATSITSIIDWPYWSGKTKSGDGTTANMLVFASDKEKHNVGEKAIVSFPSTAGGRALLSLENGSKVVKTLWTNTTQGETKVEIPVTSDMAPNVYVNITLLKPHGQTVSDTPIRMYGIIPIEVVDKNTVLEPKIEMPSVLRPEQKATIKVSEKNGKEMTYTVAVVDEGLLDLTRFKTPNAWDKFYSKQALGVKTWDVYDDVIGAYGGKINQIFSVGGDEDLGGSNAKKANRFKPVVIYLGPFKLEKGQTKSHTIDMPNYVGSVRTMVVAAEVKTNAYGSAETATPVRNPLMVLASVPRKISPNEKITLPVTVFAMEKNIKNVTVQVKTNNGIRVLESSKQQVTFNSPDEKMIYFSLEVGDVTGLGKIEVIATSGSEKASFPVEIDIVNPNPETTVFVDLVLEPNSTKSINWATFGVNGTNKAQLEVSSFPTIDFNRRLKYLIQYPHGCVEQTTSSVFPQLYLADVVAIDDTKKQQIQKNVNNGIQRLNSFQTSSGGLSYWPGSTYSDDWGTSYAGHFMIEAEKKGYVLPSGFKQRWISYQKNQAKQWRLNERYHNDFSQAYRLYTLALAGSADLGSMNRLRETIGISDESKLRLAAAYALIGQKNAALKIINTVSSFDYDASTRYYYYGSEDRNRAMLLETYLLVDDKTKAFQLANKLAKNLSSNQYMSTQTTAYALYAMSKFAIKNGGKGVSAQISFNGKSENLVTQKSVIDKTLAVKKGNYSITVKNNNSNTIYVRVLNSGVLPIGEEKEMHKNLDVVTSYKTKSGASINLNQVQQGTEIVAQVVIRNTSSERIENVALTQIVPSGFEIMNSRFTDFGSYAENKADYIDIRDDRTNFYFDLKAGETRVFTILLNASYLGDYYLPGIQCEAMYDDNYVARDKGQWIKIIKE
- a CDS encoding nucleoside deaminase; this translates as MENIFTDEYFMRKALFEAETAFEKGEIPVGAIVVIDNKIIARNHNLTELLNDVTAHAEMQSITSAANYLGGKYLKDCTLYVTLEPCQMCAGALYWSQISKIVYGASDESRGYVKMGTQLHPKTKVVSGVLEKECALLMRVFFRAKR
- a CDS encoding DUF4407 domain-containing protein, which translates into the protein MIKQFFILCSGADKDLIQSCSNGEQNKYAGIGATVFFTAVMAFIAGSFALYTVFDNVYKATAFGLVWGLLIFNLDRFIVSTIKKRNDFKSELLQATPRIILAIIIAIVISKPLEIKIFEKEINTVLLKEKNAMALNNKKEVANYFQTDLDKNKSQIDSLKSDVLKKEKEVNDLYAVFITEAEGTSGTKKLGKGPVYKEKRDKHDSALKDLAILKETNQSKIASLEIKAKELQADLDKKVSETQPIIEGFDGLMARINALNKLPWLPSFFIMLLFLAIETSPIIAKLLSPKGEYDFKIEDNEMAILNMLAQNKHQSGLQLVTDAEIYDRVYADIKEDKELYNYKKQKAIELLRLQADGFIEKQKKSL
- the ahcY gene encoding adenosylhomocysteinase; protein product: MSSNTTTYVPYKVKDITLADWGRKEIELAEAEMPGLMALRTEFGESKPLKGARIAGCLHMTIQTAVLIETLVALGADVTWSSCNIFSTQDHAAAAIAAAGIPVYAWKGLNEEEFDWCIEQTLWFGEDRKPLNMILDDGGDLTNMVFDRFPELIKEIKGLSEETTTGVHRLYERMQNGTLHIPAINVNDSVTKSKFDNKYGCKESAVDAVRRATDIMLAGKRVVVCGYGDVGKGTAASFKGAGSIVTVTEIDPICALQAAMDGFEVKRLDTVVGNADIIITTTGNKDIILGSHFEQMKDKTIVCNIGHFDNEIDMAWLNKNHGATKNEIKPQVDKYTINGKDIIILAEGRLVNLGCATGHPSFVMSNSFTNQTLAQLELWTNTAAYKNEVYMLPKHLDEKVAALHLAKLGVELEVLRDDQAKYIGVPVEGPFKPEYYRY
- a CDS encoding 4'-phosphopantetheinyl transferase family protein — encoded protein: MGLFKRINYFQDSTLWIWKVEEEYDLLFQSVTLKNNSLERLKGMKSESHQKGFLAVRMLLQEAGYTDLDLYYDEHGKPHLKDGKQISISHSHAFSVIIIGDTKIGIDLEILKEKIVTIAPRFMDINHLKNLESKDQIKKATVIWGIKESIFKIKNEKGISFPDHIFEKEFNLEDSSGIAQLVFNNTTEEYCFSFEFIENYALVCALQNKK
- a CDS encoding phosphoglycerol geranylgeranyltransferase, which codes for MTSIYQEIVSAKVNQKKLLAILLDPEKISLTSIKPLCLSIKTSPATHIFIGGSTFNGSNLDKIISEIKKYCNLPILLFPGDYKQISNEANAVLFLSLISGRNPEYLIDHQINAVPILEKTNLEIIPTAYLLIESGTVTAVERVSKTAPLKTNDIEHICKTAKAGEFLGNKLIYLEAGSGAQKAVPHEIITAVSNKVNIPLIIGGGIRSLEAIQKTFDAGADIVVIGTAFENDNRFFKHD
- the pnuC gene encoding nicotinamide riboside transporter PnuC; translated protein: MIDFLFSQYNGYSTLFLWLEIIAATFGLISVLFATKNNILVYPTGIISTILYVYLLFQWELIGDMLINGYYTTMSFYGWYLWSKKKGDNNDIVLPITKMNNKEITQGVVIFLITTLFVVAIYHFFNKFTSWVAYVDTFTTGIFFVGMWLMAKRKIENWILWIIGDIISIPLYFHKGYTFTSFQYLIFTIIAFYAYKEWKRNLTNKI